The Apostichopus japonicus isolate 1M-3 chromosome 12, ASM3797524v1, whole genome shotgun sequence sequence GACATTATCTCATCACCCTATTctccctatacagtacatataggaAGATGAGATAGTAAAAGAAGTTAAGTACTTTGCGCGCGTGTGTGTGCgcgtgtatgtgtatatgtaaggTATCTCAGAATTCTCCCGCCAAGCAGATGGAAGGCACATTTCTTTCGTGATTACCTTGAAGAAAGCTCCGTTGATATCAAATGATCACAAGGCAAAGATCAATGAAAACAAACCAATATTTGGCATAACGCGCATGCTAAAGTAATGAAAAAGTCAACAGTAACATGTAAGAAATAAAACTCACAAATTGTTCATCGTATTCATTCTTGTTGAATGCTCAGATGGTCTATAGAGGTTAATGGATAAACTTGACTTATTTGTATGTCACAAACTTCTCGTAACCGTAGTACGCTATAGGAACTTCACACATGGTGGGTGAACCTGTATTTATCTTCATATGGTGCCTTCTTGTGatgttaaaaattgtttttaccATTATTACGAGTGTGTCATAAACTTGGCGTGCAACGTCAAAAGTGACGTGATACTTGGAAGTCatataggccatcagctgaaacTCAAAAAgaggctgtaaaatcagtttcgttccagcaacactgGGTCTAcatttttaaagcatttttgGGTAGTTCAATGCATCACagacattatatcaaaagttctcaaaaaaaaattcctgcAGTATTTTCGTAACGCACCCtcgaaattgggtatgttatatAGACATcacgtgctacgatgctatgtattaggaacacactaacgttagatttggtacagtggtgcatacataccactcttttcttatatgtttaattacgactgatatatttttgtttgtataatagttgggtcaggtTTATAAGAATGGTTTAAGAGGTTTCTGGTcgaagggtcagtgagggttgttttcaggcataacaagttgtgccccccccctccattttcgccaaaatggtaaaaaacaCATTCTcagctttgaaatatgaaatacaatttttacacattataacttaagggttttcattataaaaatgtaccacttttaataaactcagatataatgctttgtaataaatcaaatatttttaaatttccccctatgttatgaatgcatttcgtctgtgcatgtatgcgtaaatatacacatataatgaaaagttcctctccataattgttacactccccatccaaactgttttacacatgtgaccccctccctctctactttacatgtagctaaatccctagttacagtGAGATGTGCCAATGTCCTAagaccagtgagctatttcttttgtataaatcaatatataagttggcacactaagacgtcatggcatatcgtagatgtgaaataaagttatagtcggtatatatcgtttaccttagtactctttctacagtcttcCGCAAAACTAGGTATTTTCTCCATGTTacggaaacgacatgtttataattcgtgttcctgcaaaaagagtttccaagggagttaacgtataaaagaaaagatcaacaaggtttcgaatggtattttgaataataatagttctatattctacaaataatatgaataataaaggtgaatggtacaaataagtgaataacgaagacagttaacttaagccccagatagaaagaaataatgtatctattaagactgggtcgatacactcaatggtgtagtatagctgggcctttgcgatgattcaagatacaggttcttcatcaaaaggcgcaGCGCGGaattaataaatgattaaaagttcatgaggacagttgtactagttataacaggatccacttcaattcactgcatggaagttAGATATGGTATGGCAAAGGGAAAGGGAAAGTccattccgtagtagaggtgaagataattagattaaataaaagtcactaaagacttgaatatccttcagtcaaaacttgaacagatagACAAAACGttttaacaatatgaataaaacaggtaacgaaatgttaccgcaaaacaataaagaaccgtgatattggaacagggtcaggggcgatggttccccaacaacagtatataaacctctgactggtttcaggacgcggtatttgcatcatcgtcatcagtaaatgtagttgtgaatatgcaagaggtaaagcatgcccataacaccctcctcccccctcccctcccctcccctctcagaaaaaagtgtgatttgaagaaaatgtggatatttatcataaggtgtctggtaggtagggtaatctatataaaactactaatagctaaaatgaatatgaataaGTTCATGTTTTCTgagttcctttaaactctggggaacaaaataatgacaacatgacttcaaaaaagttaaccctcttcacaaacttcaaacttgattaaaatttcagactaagatatcaagatttaacaccatcacagttcatcctccaaatcatcttcccctgcatcaacaatctcaacatcctcttggaagttgctgcaatttctacatttacataggtctgtacacggtagttgtgcattcatacaggaacatcttcctttaagacattttcggactctacagctactgctgaaacactgaagcaaaacatctgggtcaggtggcttcgtcatccaagtgattataaggtcatcattttcaagtttccatccatgtccctctggtgagagtgcatcaatcctttgctgtAATGCCCtctgtgaatagcagcctggttggtgcagcgcttaacatgctggatcagagcatcttttgttggtggtaaactctgctctgaggatggagatgaacagaacaccttgtaccatgaaattagATATTTTttagtctcacattttatgatggggtaccaatataattacaattcagctagaaatatgttgcaaattactttaagaATTCCAATGGAAAGATaaacctgatattgcatctcaaagcgtttagagaattttttaattttccttgggggaggaccctCTTATTtcaaaagtcctagatccaaccctgaacactcaatgaagaCAGTACACTCATTGAAGACAGTACTTTACCTTTtaagatctgtatgtcttccttgtcaagaattgtatctagtttcttcaacatagagagtagtacctcacttcaatggcaacacagtctttcctctaatattcataaaatctgggctcatctttttttcctgctgcttgtcgaagcaatactttaataaaatgaaataaaaaaagcaaattgttttgcatttctgttgatcaaaatgtaagctTGAACAAGTAAGAACTAAGACttataccatgtgatctgctcatcgtctatggacaaacaaagacacattcaaattttgcaaactactgtcatgcaaaaaaagaattaaaagaggctttttttgacagtacagtacattatctcttaatgttatgatttaaattatacaatggtagattatatctgttactaataataaaggagtcagatacttgttcattttggtaaagctatacaggctgaccataagaccttgcaaacctaaccatattgcacctttgttacacttatttttttaactaatataatatctctatcattcaaataaagggccacagtaagaaaactatgaagcctgtatttaacacttaggctagtgccccagaaggagaattttaaacaaatttccattcctaccaccttataacaaaacacactgccactaattatattatgttcaggtccaacactgtgcgctttgacttggattctatccctcaagagcttctgatcttgcattatgcaacttctcttaacacttcaactatgccacagaagtacaagtagagtcgtgtagtatgcttaagcttacctccatcgaaagtctctgcctgctgcagcttgtcctgcacccgtttgcaacgccgagtaatgcattgtttcttttcccacatataatacattgtacaggcaatacaccagagcttctgcttggtttcctcgatcttttccgtcaattaTTCGTTTCAAATCATTTGGGGTCTCCTCTGGTACTGTCCGTTTTCTTACAGCAAAGcgcttgctatcaatgaaccccctgtaacacttatcgtggaaccccatcatactatgctgttgaacacacgcttgatcgtagtagaCCATGGAGTAATTAGTAGTACGGCGATATAACTGTCTTCGCCGCTGAaattaagccaatctttagcgcaggaagtaactttagtccatcgtttattcgtcagtgccttcACTGCTTTAAATTTTACAGAATCACTGTGCACTGAGCACTATAGATTTtcgtgtgtcggagactgactatcgcccgtgggagccgccatgtttgttgttttctacaaagattgcacacagaactcatggctcattggacaattcatatcacatgatacagatatctcactggcgcacaacttttgaacgtaaaacggcaggcttcttaacatacgcaataaaaaatatagttcgatctttcgagcgaCATTACTgaaaaactgcaggaaagcacatggagaacttttggatcattaatcttcATTAATTTATGTACTTTATGCTGTAGAGAtattttagacccgcagttgctggaacgaaacaagcgaatttcgcccttcagctgatggcctaataTCTCCAAGATGGCTAATCGTGCAAAACGGTCTGTCGGTATGCCTGTCAGACTTCGAATTTGACGTTCTGTGTATGGGCGTGTATATCATGCTTCTGTAATATTTGACTTTAGTGAAAGGTAAGAGTGGAAAAGATAAAAATCCAATCTATGGTTAAAATTCACATACTAAAAGACAAATAGATGACAGTTGCGAAGCCATTTAGGAAActtaacagtatatatactgcGTATAGTACCGACCGTGACGTTAATGGAGTTCAACAAACGTTGAAATGcggaaaccttgtaaatatttaGGCACAAACGGAACGTTTAATGCCACTGATCTATGTTGATACCATACATTGTAAGATCCCTTTGTCAAGTGTGGAAACCTTGCAAAATAGTCTCTCACAGGATGAATGGACTGTTAACTCAAAACTTGAATGAATCGGTTCTTGCTACTGTTCGCTTCAGGTCAGCCTAGGGGtactaaaatatgataaatactGTAATGGTTTATTAGAAATAACATCAATGTTCTTAAATTCTCACACAATTGCGTCTACGTGTAGGATTTTTTACATACTtctgtctttgttttttattcttattgTCAACATGTTCATAATCAAAGTAACTGCTTCTaagcagcgacgtagccaggaatttgaaagggggagcactttttgcgattgatatcgattttcaaaaatttaggcACGACTacctgagcggagcgccaccatcggttggcgcggggcgtacaagaaaatttttggttttacaaaccccccagatggccggaaacggcccttcccgagtgttcatgctggttccatggcctcttgctaacttgagacacctcattcaatatcacttttcaacaacaaaaaacaaacgagttaagaTAGtacataattcaataatacataatgtatttaaaattagcaaggtacatgtacagagtagtcttacttttcaactgctgatacttgtagttacatatatgataggccagaaatgtcttagATACAACTATATGTttatgtaaatgtttaagttagcctaataagagaaggcgagagctatccgacgattgtcATCTGattcaaatttctcaactgttttctcaactgaaaatattatctgcgtaaacaggttcttaactagatgttacaacactgacaagattggatcctatagtctttttcggcgggtagagtgttgaatgaaacggcacgcgataaatgacagcctaaattagaagactaAGTCACCTAATTAAGCCATGTTCTTGCtatgttcatttcaatagttattcctgtctagactcttaaactcgtccagcaagcttatggatttgaaatatgggtgtttttaaaaaaaagataacttggccaaaaagaGTAGGCCCGGGACCACAGTGCTaaatactggctacgcccctgatcatatgatatcatattatcagcagattttgtttcctgtttgaattcttttacatgttcttttacataatatatcagaaagacaaacatagtgctcttttacaatttttcaagtaggatgattcttgtttattgtccaatgtctggactttaatacatttggccaacttaattgatggacaatataaactttcatattttggaatatagccagatatgcagtggcctaaaaacaaatatcgttatcgcagtgtattagcagtgtaataattatttataggaagtgcgtatcacgtacgattgctagcttagcttcaaaacatgctgttcgtgcaacaacttaggacgaatcatagaaaggatgagaacgaacgttgtcgacgttgttgtgcatacggttcgtgacattccatagagtgcggttaggtaggcaatatgtattttattacgcagtggccaactgtaggcttgtaataggctataggctaaatttagctattgcatctgccaaactaagtaagtagttgaatcagtaggcgtgaatgttactacgattataattgagttaacggagctgacgagtattcaagatcaaaagagcactgacaaaataccatgctaaaaaacaacagtttttataaaaaaaattcgacactgaaaggggggagcggtcgctccccctgctccccccccccctccctggctacgtccctgcttcTAAGACTCCGCTTCAAGGCTTCTTTTGTGATATGTCATCTCAGGagagttagctcagtggttaacgccaaagcctttcaatcataagatcCCCGCATCGAGTCACTCATAGATTAATGTAtatcatccagttacagagttatagacaattgacaattcataatcatggccgttaaatatgaatctaagataCTGATTTCGGTCAGACTGCGGCTGTGATAAGCTAATGAGGCTTCTCcgcgagtttctgcttgcaggaggatctaaaatacatatatacatatgtcgTACACACTAAGCGTTCACAAACAGCCAATTTTTCAATGTACAATTTGTAATAGAACAAAACGGagacccccccaaaaaaaaaggttgatgCAAAAGAGGTTACTTTTTAGTCAAAAAGAGGGTCAGCAGAAACAGCTTTTGCCAATGACTGAAAACAACGACTCATtgtatatcaatatattttaatgttgtCACTAATGTTATAACAAATGTTAAACAGGGGAGGTAAGgctttgtaaataaaatactgTACAACTACATTTACAATAATGCATGTACTGTGATCCAGTAGATTCTTTGAACATTGAATGTGCAATTTTTATCGTAGCTGGACTTTGGAATTTGCACACTGTGAATGCCCATGGTAAAAATTTTGTTCTATACTACTCATAGTTTCGTTATTTTAAGTTTCGTTATTGAGATTACGACTTGCAATGAATTAGTCAGTTCGTGCTAGTAGCAATATTGTAACCATTGCTCACATTGTTTGGATTATCTAAATGTGATTTATGGGACGATCTATCCTGTTAGCCAATAGAAGATTATCCAAAAGGTAAGGCACATTCGAAATACAAATtcaatttacaacaacaattcATAACCAACATTTGCTACAGATTAGAATACATGCGGAACAGCTAATCAACGTGGTCGGTGTCAGTACTGGAGAATACTTTTCAGTTTACAATTTTACCTAGAAATATATCTTTTATTGTTATTTGACAAGTATCTACTGTGTAAATTTAACTTTGAGTAATTTTAATTCCACAAGAAGCAAATAAAAAGAGGAAGACAGAAAGCGTATCGATCTCGTGTTTTAATGTTTGATACTCAATATGATTTGAATGCCCTACGGCAGTTGTTGTATAGGCTACACGGTCACCTCGAAATCAGATGAAAGTGCCCATAATGCAGTTTAGAGGTTGCAAAGTTTCTCGAAATATTTCCGTCCCTAAGAAAAAATTGAGCCATAGTGCTGCATATTTGTATTGCTTGCCGGAGGCGAAAGGAATCTATGATATGGCTATGGCATCTGCGTGGCTGTTGTATTATGTTGTgaggtgtgtgtgtggatgtGACACGTACTAGCTTGTTAACAGGGTAACTCAAACATTTCATTGTGGATTAATTTCATACTTTGTATGTCTTGTTTAGTACAAGAATTCTGTTTGTGATGTcaagttcaaatgtcatttgagatcaAAAGAAGTCAAAGTCTAAAACCTTGTATACATGATATCTCCATATTTGTGAAGAAGTCAAATATAATATAGATTTCAAGTGATATTCAAAGGTCAATATATTAAGTCATCAAACTCTTCCAAAGAATTGACATTCTTGTGTCGGATTATGTAAACACACTGAAGTGGCCCTTATTAGTTATCACGCTAtaagcttcaaggggtcaaaaGATTATGAGAAAGGGTCTCAAACTTTTtctcaaggggtcaacaggttatctcaaatggtcaaAAAATATTAAAGGGATGGTTTGTGACAGAGTTGATTTGCTGGCACAATCTTGGTAAAGAAGGTGTCCATTTGCCCATACATCTATCTGTCTATATgccacataggaagactgttttttttctggatattaaacattttggaataaaaactatactgtaaaatccttaccaatAAGTTAATTGGTAGATGGGAGTGATACTAAAAACTGAAAATCTATAATTTTCCTGGTTCTTACTTCTTACTTCTTATATTCgtaatattatttaagctgctctacattagtcagatattTATGTGACATTTGAAGTAagttgtatggcaaggaatcaaaaagtcAACCgtcattttgcttttgttttaaaagatGTGTGAGATGAACTTTTCATTCACTAGTTGTCTCCATGTGTCGAGGAAAAAAAGAGTTATGAAGCTCTGATATCACGTTTCTAATCAGGAGCGACTCACTGCATGTGAATACTACCGTGATTAGCATACAATAGACCACATATAACCGTGTTTTTGTTTCTATGACGACAGTAAGGTAAACATTTCTGGTGCGATGCCACCATTGACTTTACACAAAAGTTTGACTTTAAACTAATTGGGTAGGGCATGATCATTTATTGTGTAATGGAGATTCAATTATGCATTTCTTCTTATTGTTAAGACTCACATTTGGCTCCTTTCTTGCATGGAACATTTACAACACAACAAACGACATAATGCACGTTTTTCAATATCAAAAACGTGTGGGTCTAATCATATTTTGAAGACGTAAAATAAGGTACAAAACCTTATTAATAATAAGGTACAAAACCTTATTTTACGACTGGAGATTTTAAAgcataaatttgtcaaaaaacGAGAACAAGTGTTCATTAATTTAGGACGATGCTCACTATAGTCTTCGGAAGTAGTTAATACAACAATCTTTCTTGTTCTGGTTTTAGCAACCAAAGTATGTCATCAGGTAATTTTATTCTACATCTTGAACAACCTGTTTATGCAGTGCCTTCCCTTCCAATATCGCAGGTAACCTGTAAATTAAGCAATTACCTTGTGAAATCCTACTGCTGaagaatgtttatattttatgcTGATCTTTTATTTACTATCATGTCATAATTTCATTGTGCTTTCTTCAGATTTATATTGGAGTCTTTACTATATCTATACCCTGGCGTACAAGACACTGACACTGATGTGACAGATAGAAAGATGGGCACTTtaaacgtttttgttttaattgtaacATTGTCTACGCACTGTGCAGGTGGGTTTTTCTGTATCCGATTGTATTAAAGTAAAAGATAAAATAGgccaaatataataataaccaaAGCAGCTTCAACTGTCAACACTTTCAACAAGTAAATTAAGACTTATCAGTTACCAATAAAATGTTCATGACTCTAACACAACTAAGCATTACTTGACTTTAGATATAATGTGCTTTATGTTTAGTTtgtgattaattaattgatcaaATTCTTTAGTTTGACATAAAACTAAATGGAATTTAGACGGTGTACTGCGTCGTCACAAGTGAATATAATTCTCCAATTGAATGTGAAATGTTTGTCTGTAACCTGTAAGAATCAACCGTTGGACATGAAGGACATTCCGGATTATAGATCTCTAATCGGTCTTCACTTGTACAAATGACAAATACTTTTGTGAGAAAGCCTTTTCAGAAAGAGCAAAGACGTTTTTAAAGGCCGGCTTATCTTATGTGTGTATTGACTACATTATTATCAGAAAAGCCAAAGGCGTAGATGATGAACTAGTGTGGCGTTCTATTATCATAGAGGGAAATTCGTTGAACTATCATTACCTGAAAAAGTATGTGTGAACAAAACAGGTTGCCCTAAAAACATTCCATTATTTCTTGCGACAGCTTATGTCGTATCGCACAGCGAAACAGACAGATTAATAGGCTCGGTCCTATTAAAGGAAGAACAATCGGCGGAAATATCATGCATGACGAGAGGAACTGGTGACTACTTCTGGAGGAAAGGAGAAACTTTATACAACAGTACTCTTGTGGCTTCTTTTACCGTGGGCGACGTCACTGACGATTCTCAACCATATTCAGTAACAGTAAATGGAACACTTCACATTAAAAGCGTTACGCTAAAAGATGAAGGAAACTACTTCTGTCGGGTCTCTTCAACAGAAAGCGAATGTTATGGAGAAGTTAAGATTTTGGTGCAAGGTTAGTCAACGGTCCTGTAGAGCAGTGCAATGTCGGAAATAATCAATACCATCGAAATGTATAGTAATGCGTTAGCAAATGGATTAGACATACATGACTCAAGAAACTTTATCCGTCTATGTAAACAATCAAGACAAGTTATTTTTAAAACCAATATCGATGTGGAAAGCAAGAAAACAGCTGCCACTAGTTCCTGTGCAGATTTTTTGAACAAATGGCATTTGCTTTGCTAAAGTATTAACCTACATCAGCAGTAGTTTTAAGTTCATAATAAAAGAAACCTGACTCTGtcttaaatataatttaattcACGGTAGTGTAATTATTTAAATAGGTGCATATGGGCCGGATCAATGCACATATATTAACCTGTTGTATGGATgttttttcaaataaattacTATCGTATATAACTGTTCATCATTAACATGCAGTTAACAATAAATATGTTCGTCATTGTAAATAGAAAATTGACAGTACAAGTTCTCAGTTGAAGCCTTTTAAATAATGATGTTCTCTTGTTTCTCGTTAGCCTCTCTGCGTAATTTTGATCTTGCCATTGACCGTTGCGATGGAGAAAACAGCTGTTTATTGTATCTCGATCCATCTCAGTTCACTTCTTTGACATGTACGGCATACAATGCGCCTCCTTTAATGACGTTAAAGTGGTTTAACGGATCCAAGGAGATTACAGAAGGCattcaacaaaatgaaatacTACCTCAAAATGGCACTTCAAGGGATATCAGCAGTACAGTAGTCGCTGTCTATGGACATCATGCATCCCTGACGTGTCAAGCAGTAGATCCGAAGAGAAGCAACGATGATGTAAGGTTTGCCCACGCTCAAGTCGAAATGAAAGGTAAAATAAATCTTCCTAAGATATATGTATCACAGTGGTTGGTGGACGCAAGCTGCAAAGTGGGAACATGCAGAACAGtgcagtaaagaaattacatataATAAAGGCACGTTTTTAATGGCAGCGTATTACATTATAAAGGAATATGACGGCATATTCAACTTACGTTCGTACTAGCTGCGCCCTTGGAGTCCATGCCAGAACACATCTCAACCACAGTCATGTATAACCACCCTTCCCTCAAAGAATCCTTAGCTGTTCGAAATTCAGCAGTCtcaatttctttcaaatgaCTTTATCTTTGCAGGGCCTGTCCATGAAACATTGCCGAGTTGGATAATCGTAGCAGTAACTTTAGCAGGATGTTTTATCgtctttgtgatatttttacTAATAAAAGGTATGGAAAAAATCTTTCCTTATTAGAAACATAAAAGGAGTTTTCGATAAACAGTTAAATGTTTGTATCCAGATCTTCCAAATGTCT is a genomic window containing:
- the LOC139976865 gene encoding uncharacterized protein, giving the protein MGRSILLANRRLSKRFILESLLYLYPGVQDTDTDVTDRKMGTLNVFVLIVTLSTHCAAYVVSHSETDRLIGSVLLKEEQSAEISCMTRGTGDYFWRKGETLYNSTLVASFTVGDVTDDSQPYSVTVNGTLHIKSVTLKDEGNYFCRVSSTESECYGEVKILVQASLRNFDLAIDRCDGENSCLLYLDPSQFTSLTCTAYNAPPLMTLKWFNGSKEITEGIQQNEILPQNGTSRDISSTVVAVYGHHASLTCQAVDPKRSNDDVRFAHAQVEMKGPVHETLPSWIIVAVTLAGCFIVFVIFLLIKARANRKKVKEIKERKAEEVQLLTGKLSQKETELNTKIEETHDIEIYLNKKEIELGNIRNELEKLKEDFAKKESELKRAKEPKVWFP